TCCCTGTTGCTGGTAATGGGTAATATGAGAGCAACTTCCTGTTTCAGATTAACAAAATAATCGTCTATAATTTTACCGTTAGGTAACTGTAGCTTATCTTGCCTGACTTTACACCAGTAATGGTCTAAAACCATTGTTGAGTGCAGAATCTTCCACTTGTGTAAGTTGGTCATGGATATAAGGATAAAAGATAAAACATGAAATATTTTATACTTTATTCTTCATCGTTTACATAAAATTATGCAGATAGAAGTAGAGACATTCACTGTAAACAAGCGCTTTCCTTTGACCATCAGTCGCGGTACAACGGCAAAGACGACAAATGTATGGGTAAAGATTTCGCACGATGGTATGGAAGGGTGGGGAGAAGCATCGCCTTTTGGTGTAGGGACTTCTCCACAATCAACAGAGATAATCAAAAATGCTTTGCTACAAGTCGTGCCTTCTTTACAGAAATTCAGCCCATTGCAAAGACAGGCAATTGAGGTTATCTTGAATAAATCTCGCATTCCTTCATCTGCCAAAGCAGCCTTGGATGTAGCCGTGCATGATTGGTTGGGAAAGCGTGTTGGGCTACCTCTATGGCAATTATGGGGACTAGAACGCAATTCTATTGTACCTACTTCAGTGACTATTGGTATTAACTCTCCCGAAGGAGCGAGGGCTAGGGCGCGAGATTGGTTACAATTTACTGATGTTCGTGTTTTTAAGGTAAAGTTGGGGAGTCCGGATGGTATTGCAGCAGATCGGAAAATGTTATTAGCAGTGCGCGAGGAAACACCAGATCGAGAATTGTACGTTGATGCGAATGGGGGTTGGAGTTTGGAAAATGCGGTACAAATGTGCAATTGGCTTGCCGATCTGGGTATAAAGTATGTAGAGCAACCACTGCAAAAAGGGCAGGAAGACAGGTTAGTACACTTAAAGAAGCAAACTTCTCTACCTATCTTTGTTGATGAAAGTTGCTTCACTAGCTCGGATATTCCCAAATTAGCAAACTACGTAGATGGAATTAATATCAAATTGATGAAATCAGGGGGCTTGACAGAAGCAATGCGGATGGTACATACAGCACGGGCGCATGGGTTGCAAGTGATGTTGGGTTGCTATTCCGACAGTACGCTAGCCAATACAGCAGCGCTACAGCTTTCCCCAGTAGCTGACTATCTCGACTTAGATAGCCATCTCAATCTTATAGATGACCCCTTTACAGGTGCAATATTGCAAGAGGGGAGAGTGTTACCAAACGATTTACCAGGGTTGGGGGTACAACGCAGTGCGTCTGGCGCTTAATCAAAGAGTTGCAATTCTATTGCATGAAGGAATCCAAGGACGGAGGGGTAAAACGGGACTTGCACTTTTACGTTACAGTGAGGCTTCAATAGTAGCAGCGATTGACCGCGAATGTGCGGGTAAATCTCTATTGGAGTTAACGGGTATCAAGCGTGATGTACCGATAGTCTCATCGGTGGCAGAATCGGTGGAGTACAAACCGCAAGTCTTGGTTATTGGTATTGCCC
This genomic interval from Scytonema hofmannii PCC 7110 contains the following:
- a CDS encoding dipeptide epimerase — encoded protein: MQIEVETFTVNKRFPLTISRGTTAKTTNVWVKISHDGMEGWGEASPFGVGTSPQSTEIIKNALLQVVPSLQKFSPLQRQAIEVILNKSRIPSSAKAALDVAVHDWLGKRVGLPLWQLWGLERNSIVPTSVTIGINSPEGARARARDWLQFTDVRVFKVKLGSPDGIAADRKMLLAVREETPDRELYVDANGGWSLENAVQMCNWLADLGIKYVEQPLQKGQEDRLVHLKKQTSLPIFVDESCFTSSDIPKLANYVDGINIKLMKSGGLTEAMRMVHTARAHGLQVMLGCYSDSTLANTAALQLSPVADYLDLDSHLNLIDDPFTGAILQEGRVLPNDLPGLGVQRSASGA